The Halobaculum magnesiiphilum genome contains the following window.
GTCCGGGGAGGCAGACAGCTCGTGGTCGACCAGCCGGCCGACGTTCTCGGCGGCCGTCTTCGCCTCCCGCACCGCCGCCGACGCGGACGCGGGAACCGCCTCGCCGTCGGCGTCGACGACGCGGGCGGCGTCGCCTAACGCGAACGTGCGGTCAGTGAGCCGGAGGTCCGCCCGGACGACGGGTCGGTCGCCGTCGAGGGCGTCGTCGCCGGCGATGCCGCCGGTCCAGACGAGTTGGTCATAGCGGAGATCGCCCGCGTCGGTGACGATCCGGTCGTCGAACACCGCCTCGACGGCGGTGCCGGTCTCCACGTCGACGCCGCGCGCCTCCAATTGCTCCCGGATCGCCCGGCCGAAACTCGCGGGGAAGTTCGGGGCGACCTCGTCCAACTGTTCCACCAGGGCGATCTCCACGTCGTCGGGCACCTCCACCCCCTCCTCGCGGGCCAGCGCGGCGAGCTCGCCGGCGACCTGCACGCCGGACAGGCCGGCCCCGCCGACCACGACGCGGCCGCCGCCGTCGGCCACGTCGAGGAACCGCTCCCGGATCGCGGCGGCGTCGTCGAGCGACTTCATCGGCGTCGCATGCTCGTGCAGCCCCTCGATCCCGTAGTAGGCGGTCTCTGAGCCGAGACAAACCGCCCCGAAGTCCCACTCGATCGCGTCGCCGTCGGCCAACTCCGCGCGGCCCGCCCCCGCGTCCACGTCGACGACGCGGTCGACGACCAACTCCGCGCGGTCGAGCAGGTCCCTCAAGGGAACCGAGATCGCGTCGGCGACCGCGGGGCGGCGGATCGCGCGGTGGGTCTCGTGGACGAGGACGTGCTCCTCGCCGTCGTTGACGAGGGTGATGTCGACCGCCGACGGGAGCCGGGATTCGAGCCTGCGGGTCAGGGCGACGCCGGCGTAGCCGGCGCCGAGAACGACGACGTGCATTCGGTTCGGGTACGGCCGCCGCGGGTAAGGGCGTGACGGGCGTCGCGCTCGTCGGTTCGTCCGAACGTTCACATATCAAGCCGGAACCAGCAGCTCCGTGACCTGAGGTCGACCCGCGGGCGACGAGCGGGTGTGCGGCGCACCGCTCGCGGGGGGCGGGGACGACCGACGGGGCCGAGACGACCGCGCCCCGTCGTCCCCGGACGCAGCCGCGCCGCCTGTCAGCCCGGGGCGCAGCGACGGCTCCGCGTTCGCCGGACCTGTGTCCCCACCCGTTCACGAAGTTCGGAGCGGTGTCCCCGGATCAGAACAGCGCCTTCGACTCGCCGAGGACGCGCGCCGGGCCGCCGACCTCCCAGATGTCGGTCTCGACGCCGACCTCGGCGACGCGCTCCTCGACGCGCTCGGCGTGCTCGGCGGGCGTGTTGACGTAGACGCTCGCGCCGGTGTCCGTCGAGAAGTACACCGGCACGTCTTCCTCCTGTCGGAGCTCGCGGACGGCGTTGAACACGGCGATGGTCTCGGGCTGCCAGTACACCCAGCCGGCGGGGCCGGTCATCGTCGTCGCCGTCAGCGACAGCGAGTCGTGCTCGGCGATCTCGAAGATGCCCGAGAACTCCCCGGTGCGAAGGCGGTCGCGCATCCGCTGGAGCTGCTCGTGGACGTGGGCCATCCGGGCGTCGAACATGTGGCTCGCCTCCGCCTCGCGGTGGGCCTCCTCGGTCTCCTTGTACGCGGGAACGAGCGCCGTCACGACGCGGAGGTCCTCCTCCGGGTCGAAGCCGTCGGGACCGACGCCGACATCGAGACGCTCCGAGCGGCAGTCCTCGTCGTTCATCCCGGCGTACAGCACCGAGTACGCGCCGGTAACCGCGCGCGCTGCCGACGAGGAGCCGCGGCGCGCGACCGTCGATATCTCGGGGCGCGTCATGTCGAGCCCCGCGGCTTCCACGAGCGACATCGCCAGCGCGGCGAAGCCCGATGAGGAGGAGCCGAAGCCGACGTTCGACGGGAAGGAGTTCTCCGACTCGACGCGGACGGCGGCGTCCAGGTCCGCGAGGTCGCGGACGTGGTCGGCGACCATCCCGATACGCTCGGCGCCGCGGCCGTCGACGACCTCGCCGTCGATGCGGTACTCGTCGTCGTCGGGTGCACCGTCCGGTTCCCACTCGACGGTCGTCGTCGTCCGCGAGGGGGCCGTACAGAGGCTGATCGAGTCGTGGTACGGGAGCCGCCGCTCGGCGTCGCGCATCCCGTGGTACTTCACGAGGCCCTGAATGGGGTGGGCCGTCGCCGTGGCCTTCATACCCGCCGAACGGGCGGGCGGGTGGTTAGTCGTTCCGAATGGTCGTATCCGGACCGTCGGCGTCGGCAGCGGTGCCGTGTCCGGGACCGCGTCGGCGTCGACGGCGGCCGGCCCGCGTCACTCGTACTCGTAGAACCCCTTGCCGGTCTTCTTGCCGAGGTCGCCGGCGGCGACCTTCCGCTTGAGGAGGTACGCCGGCTTGTAGCGGTCGCCAAGCTCCTCGTGGAGCGTCTCGCTTGCGTCGAGACAGATGTCGAGGCCGATGTGGTCGGCCAGTTCGAGCGGGCCCATCGGGACGTTCGTACCGAGCTTCATCCCCTTGTCCATGTCCTCCTTCGAGGCGACGCCCTCGTCGTATGCGCGGATCCCCTCGTTGATCCACGGCATGAGCACGCGGTTGGTGACGAACCCGGGCTTGTCGTCGCTCTCCCAGGTCTCCTTTCCGAGGTCCTCGGCGAACGCGTGCGCCAGATCCGTCACCTCGGCGGCCGTCTTCTCGCCGGTGACGACCTCGACGCCCGCCATGATCGGGACGGGGTTCATGAAGTGGAGGCCGACGACGAGGTCCTCGCGGTCGGTCGCCGAGGCGATTGTCGTGATGGAGAGCGTCGAGGTGTTCGTGGCGAGCACGACATCGTCGTCGGTCACGTCCTCGAGGTCCCCGAAGATGTCCTGCTTCACCTCCATGTCCTCGAGCGCCGCCTCGACCACGAGGTCGGCGTCGGCGAGATCGCCGATGGCTGTCGTTCCCGTGATCCGGTCCTGGATGGCCTCGGGCGACTCGTCGAGTTCGTCCTTCGCGTCGAGCCGGGACAGCGACGACTCGATCGACTCCAGCCCGTTGTCGACGAACCGTCGTTCGATGTCGCGCATCACCACGTCGTAGCCGGCGGTCGCGGCGACCTGGGCGATGCCGTTGCCCATGGTTCCCGCGCCGACGACGCCGACCGTCCGAATATCCGAGAGTCCGCGCATGGGAGGTGATGCCCCGGCGGTCACCGTAAGCGTAGCGGAGCGGCAGCGAGGGAACGCCGACGGAATTATCCACGAATGAGAATGTGCGCAGAAAGATTAAACCGTCCGGGTCCGACGCATCCGACAGGTGACCAGGTGTGGGGGATGAGGATGTCAGGGAGTTGAAATTCGTGGGGCCGGCGACGGCCGCGGTCCTCGCGGACGCGCCGTTCGGCGCGGCGGACGTTCGCGAGAAGGCCGTCTCCTACCGGATGCTGATCGACGCCGGGGTGAATCCGGGCGTCGCCGCTCGCATCCGTCGTGAGCACTCGCTGGCGTGGTCGTTCGAGTCGGAGGGCGAGGACCTCGCCCGCCGCTCGAGCCAGGTCCGTGGTCTCGGCGACGCCGAACGGGCGTGGGTCGCCGCCTCGTCCGGCGACTGGCAGGGCCAGGACTCCGAGGGATCCGACGCCGCGGAGGGCGGTGCGGGCGGCGACGACACTGACGACGACGTTCGGGTCGACACCGACGACGCTGCTGCCACGGCCAACGACGACACCGCGGCCACGACCGACGACGAGGAGACGGACGACGGGGAGGCCGCCGAACGGGCGTGGGTCGCCGCCTCCGCCCGCGGCGACGCGTCGGGCACGAAAACCGACGGCTCGGGCGACCCCGTCGCCGCGGAGTCCGCGTGGCGCGAGCGCTCCCGACCGACGCCAGTTGTCGACGTAGCGGGGGTCAACGATCGGGACGCAGCCGACCTCGCGGAGGCGGGGATCACCTCCGCACGCGCGCTCGCCATCGCCGACCCAGAGGAGATCGGCG
Protein-coding sequences here:
- a CDS encoding NAD(P)/FAD-dependent oxidoreductase produces the protein MHVVVLGAGYAGVALTRRLESRLPSAVDITLVNDGEEHVLVHETHRAIRRPAVADAISVPLRDLLDRAELVVDRVVDVDAGAGRAELADGDAIEWDFGAVCLGSETAYYGIEGLHEHATPMKSLDDAAAIRERFLDVADGGGRVVVGGAGLSGVQVAGELAALAREEGVEVPDDVEIALVEQLDEVAPNFPASFGRAIREQLEARGVDVETGTAVEAVFDDRIVTDAGDLRYDQLVWTGGIAGDDALDGDRPVVRADLRLTDRTFALGDAARVVDADGEAVPASASAAVREAKTAAENVGRLVDHELSASPDDFAPRLASYRFDVPGWLVSVGDGAVAQLGPTVLTGAAAKASKAGVGAGYLTSVGAVRKAVELAEEELL
- the mvaD gene encoding phosphomevalonate decarboxylase MvaD, with protein sequence MKATATAHPIQGLVKYHGMRDAERRLPYHDSISLCTAPSRTTTTVEWEPDGAPDDDEYRIDGEVVDGRGAERIGMVADHVRDLADLDAAVRVESENSFPSNVGFGSSSSGFAALAMSLVEAAGLDMTRPEISTVARRGSSSAARAVTGAYSVLYAGMNDEDCRSERLDVGVGPDGFDPEEDLRVVTALVPAYKETEEAHREAEASHMFDARMAHVHEQLQRMRDRLRTGEFSGIFEIAEHDSLSLTATTMTGPAGWVYWQPETIAVFNAVRELRQEEDVPVYFSTDTGASVYVNTPAEHAERVEERVAEVGVETDIWEVGGPARVLGESKALF
- a CDS encoding 3-hydroxyacyl-CoA dehydrogenase family protein codes for the protein MRGLSDIRTVGVVGAGTMGNGIAQVAATAGYDVVMRDIERRFVDNGLESIESSLSRLDAKDELDESPEAIQDRITGTTAIGDLADADLVVEAALEDMEVKQDIFGDLEDVTDDDVVLATNTSTLSITTIASATDREDLVVGLHFMNPVPIMAGVEVVTGEKTAAEVTDLAHAFAEDLGKETWESDDKPGFVTNRVLMPWINEGIRAYDEGVASKEDMDKGMKLGTNVPMGPLELADHIGLDICLDASETLHEELGDRYKPAYLLKRKVAAGDLGKKTGKGFYEYE
- a CDS encoding DUF7409 domain-containing protein, which produces MGDEDVRELKFVGPATAAVLADAPFGAADVREKAVSYRMLIDAGVNPGVAARIRREHSLAWSFESEGEDLARRSSQVRGLGDAERAWVAASSGDWQGQDSEGSDAAEGGAGGDDTDDDVRVDTDDAAATANDDTAATTDDEETDDGEAAERAWVAASARGDASGTKTDGSGDPVAAESAWRERSRPTPVVDVAGVNDRDAADLAEAGITSARALAIADPEEIGEALDRDAAHVAELRDAAAEHVD